Proteins encoded within one genomic window of Marinilabiliales bacterium:
- a CDS encoding T9SS C-terminal target domain-containing protein, with protein MKNIRLKVRTLIILLYLFIPVMTAGQSDSPFIIVDQYGYLPDAPKIAVIKDPQVGFDSDNSFTPGSLYAVVNNATGDTVFTGTPVSWRDGGTNASSGDRVWHFDFSEVSATGTYFVADVEKNIRSYRFNISPSVYNEVLRQAMRTFFYQRSGFAKEEPYAEPGWVDGASHVGPGQDLNARLFNATNDPETERDVSGGWYDAGDYNKYTRWNASYIVLMMQAYLERPEVWTDDFNIPESGNGIPDLLDEAKWGLDHLLRMQEEDGGVLSVVGAAHASPPSAATNPSRYGPPSTSATSAVAGAFAIASGVYRSIGMEDYADLLEESAIAAWDWAEANPNVIFRNNDPAFGSQGLAAGQQETDDYGRLMGKLRAACFLFELTGDEKYREFFDNNYRKVNMFAWNFAFPFQSENQDFLIHYTTIDGATPDVVNDIKKVYGSAMMNGSENWPAITGKKDPYMAHIADYTWGSNGVKSRQGMMFYSLFQYGFDLLDSARIADAAIGYINYTHGVNPLNFNYLSNMFRFGANNGVREFYHTWFRDGSRTWGRAGSSTYGPAPGFLTGGPNPGYDWDDCCPTGCGSTSNNQLCYSESIYPPKGQPDQKSYKDFNASWPLNSWSVTENSLGYQLPYIRLLSKFVNPEYDCNGDLNGEAFYDACGICSGGNTGREPSDDPGNCAVHRLEVIAENGSVTVPAPSDGELHNHGRIMRVTATADSGYVFAGWTGDASGTDNPLTIVMNVDKEIIANFAETFTLTVNNGSGSGDYEEGAQVEIEADTPPEGQIFDVWTDDVEHVADVGSSSTTVTMPAEDITVTAVYAAKLYNLTVNHGSGSGDYEEGTQVEIEADTPPEGQIFDVWTGDVQTVTDIDSSITTIIMPAADISVTATFMDDTLSVGIIYPGTGQKEVTLYPNPAAGEVRIIAPGFDAEAVVSLFDINGAIVRQELLGSGGELLINTSSLPGGNYLIRVSSGSKSVYARMILL; from the coding sequence CGGGTGATACGGTTTTTACCGGTACACCTGTATCATGGAGGGACGGGGGGACAAACGCTTCGTCGGGCGACAGGGTGTGGCACTTTGATTTTTCAGAGGTTTCGGCTACAGGCACCTATTTTGTGGCAGATGTTGAAAAGAATATCCGTTCCTACAGGTTCAATATATCACCCTCGGTTTATAACGAGGTGCTGCGGCAGGCCATGCGAACTTTCTTTTACCAGCGCTCTGGATTTGCAAAGGAAGAGCCTTACGCCGAGCCCGGGTGGGTTGATGGGGCAAGCCACGTCGGACCGGGACAGGATTTGAATGCCCGCCTGTTCAATGCAACAAACGATCCGGAAACCGAAAGGGATGTAAGCGGGGGATGGTATGATGCAGGCGATTACAATAAATATACACGGTGGAACGCAAGCTATATCGTGTTAATGATGCAGGCCTATCTGGAAAGGCCGGAGGTGTGGACAGATGATTTTAATATCCCTGAGTCAGGCAATGGGATACCCGACCTGCTTGATGAAGCGAAATGGGGCCTTGATCACCTGCTCCGGATGCAGGAAGAGGATGGCGGGGTGCTGAGCGTTGTGGGGGCCGCTCATGCCAGTCCCCCCTCTGCCGCAACTAACCCCAGCCGATACGGTCCGCCCAGTACTTCCGCCACATCGGCGGTCGCAGGTGCTTTTGCCATAGCATCTGGAGTTTACCGCTCAATAGGCATGGAAGATTATGCTGATCTGCTTGAAGAAAGCGCAATTGCGGCATGGGACTGGGCTGAGGCCAATCCAAATGTGATATTCAGAAATAATGACCCGGCTTTCGGCTCACAGGGACTGGCTGCAGGTCAGCAGGAGACCGATGATTATGGCAGATTGATGGGAAAGCTGAGGGCGGCATGTTTTCTGTTCGAGTTGACCGGCGACGAAAAGTACCGTGAGTTTTTTGACAATAATTATCGAAAGGTCAATATGTTCGCATGGAATTTTGCTTTCCCTTTTCAGTCCGAAAACCAGGATTTCCTGATTCATTATACAACGATTGATGGGGCAACTCCTGATGTTGTAAACGATATAAAAAAGGTATACGGCAGCGCTATGATGAACGGCAGTGAAAACTGGCCGGCAATTACCGGTAAAAAGGATCCATATATGGCACATATAGCGGACTATACATGGGGGAGTAACGGTGTTAAGAGCCGGCAGGGCATGATGTTTTACAGCCTCTTCCAGTACGGTTTCGACCTGCTTGACTCTGCGCGTATTGCCGATGCAGCCATAGGTTACATTAACTATACGCATGGCGTCAATCCGTTAAACTTCAATTACCTGTCAAATATGTTCCGCTTTGGCGCGAATAACGGGGTGAGGGAGTTCTATCACACCTGGTTCAGGGATGGCAGCAGAACATGGGGCAGGGCGGGCAGCTCCACTTACGGGCCGGCGCCAGGCTTCCTTACCGGAGGCCCCAATCCCGGCTACGACTGGGATGACTGCTGCCCTACAGGTTGCGGATCCACTTCAAACAACCAGCTATGCTATTCAGAGTCTATCTATCCGCCGAAAGGCCAGCCCGACCAGAAATCGTACAAGGATTTCAATGCTTCATGGCCGCTGAACTCATGGTCGGTTACCGAGAACAGCCTTGGTTACCAGCTTCCATACATACGCCTTCTTTCCAAGTTCGTCAACCCCGAATATGATTGCAACGGCGACCTGAACGGTGAGGCGTTCTATGATGCCTGCGGCATCTGTTCAGGCGGGAATACAGGCCGCGAACCTTCAGATGATCCCGGCAACTGCGCGGTACACCGGCTGGAGGTTATTGCAGAGAATGGATCGGTTACTGTTCCCGCACCTTCGGACGGAGAACTTCATAATCATGGCCGGATAATGAGGGTAACCGCCACTGCCGACAGCGGGTATGTCTTCGCAGGGTGGACCGGAGATGCCAGTGGAACTGACAATCCCCTGACAATAGTTATGAACGTTGACAAGGAGATCATTGCGAATTTTGCCGAAACTTTTACGCTTACGGTAAACAACGGCAGCGGCAGCGGTGATTACGAGGAAGGGGCCCAGGTTGAGATTGAAGCTGATACACCTCCTGAGGGGCAGATCTTTGATGTGTGGACAGATGATGTTGAACATGTTGCTGATGTAGGCAGCAGCAGCACCACAGTCACCATGCCTGCAGAAGATATAACCGTTACGGCTGTTTATGCTGCCAAACTGTACAACCTGACTGTAAATCATGGCAGTGGCAGCGGTGATTACGAGGAAGGGACACAGGTTGAGATTGAAGCTGATACACCTCCTGAGGGGCAGATCTTTGATGTGTGGACCGGTGATGTTCAGACGGTGACTGATATTGACAGCAGTATTACTACCATCATAATGCCGGCTGCCGATATTTCCGTTACGGCTACTTTCATGGATGATACCCTTAGCGTGGGGATCATATACCCGGGCACCGGCCAAAAGGAGGTTACACTCTATCCAAACCCTGCTGCAGGGGAGGTGAGGATCATTGCTCCGGGTTTTGACGCGGAGGCTGTTGTGAGTCTGTTTGACATAAACGGGGCCATCGTAAGGCAGGAGCTTCTGGGTTCCGGAGGTGAACTGCTGATCAATACTTCATCCCTGCCCGGGGGAAACTACCTGATACGGGTATCTTCAGGCAGTAAATCAGTGTATGCAAGGATGATCCTGCTTTAA